CGAGAGGGCTGCCCGTTGTCCTCCACTACAACAGTGAGCCTTTGTTTCACAGCATCTTTATCATTGACTTGGCGTATAGTTGTTATTTCTCCATTCTGTAAACCCACTTCAAACAGcgctctgtctgtcgctttcTGCAGTTTATACGAGAGCCAGGCATTCTGTCCAGAGTCCACATCAACAGCCACCACTTTAGTGACAAGATATCCCACATCTGCTGAACGAGGCACCATTTCAGCCACCAGAGAGCTGCTAGTCTGAACTGGATACAGAACCTGAGGCGTGTTGTCATTTTGGTCCTGGATCATTATTTTTACAGTCACATTGCTACTGAGTGGAGGAGAGCCTCCATCCTGCGCTTTTACACGGAACTGGAAATCCTTGATCTGCTCGTAGTCAAAAGAGCGCACTGCATGGATGACTCCACTATCAGCAGTAACGGACACATATGATGAGACAGGCACTCCGTTAACCGAGGTGTCCTCCAGTATGTAAGAAACACGGGCATTCTGGTTCCAGTCAGCGTCTCTGGCTTTCACTGTGAATATAGAGAGGCCCGGTGTGTTGTTTTCTATAATGTAGGCCTCATATGAGCTCCTCTCAAAGACAGGCGCGTTGTCATTCACATCTGATATCTGTAAGGTGAGAGTGACGCTGCTGGAGAGAGAGGGCACTCCCTCATCAGAGCACGTCACAGTGATGTTATACTCAGAGGCTCTCTCTCGGTCCAAGTCACTCTCTGTTACTAAAGTAAAGAAATTATTTGTTGTTGATTTAATTGTAAATGGAATATTGTCGTTTATCGAGCACTGTACTTGACCATTTTCACCTGAGTCTGGGTCTTGTACATGAATCATAGTTACTACAGTACCGGGTATAGAATCTTCTGTTATGACTTTAGTCTTGGACATAATATTAATAGCTGGTTTGTTGTCATTTATATCAATGACGTCAAGAATGATTTTACATGAATCAGTCAGTCCCCCGTCATCACTGGCTTGTATATGTATCTGATAATGGTGAGATTTTTCATAGTCTATTTCCCCAGTTAATATAACTTCACCATCAACATAATTAATTTCAAACATTTCAGGAAAATCGTCCTGTGTATTTGTTACTGAGTATGTTATTTTGCCATTAGTGCCCTGATCAGCATCGTGTGCACTGACCTTAGTAACAGCTGTACCTTTCTGTGCATTCTCAGTAATTGTAGCTCTGTAAATCGGCTGCGTAAAAACTGGGGCATTGTCATTGGCGTCTAACACCGTGACGTGTATCTGTGCAGTACCAGATAACTGAGGCTCTCCTCCATCCATTGCTGTTAACACTATTGATATTTGCTCTTGTTTTTCTCGGTCTAGAGACTTCTGTAAAATCATTTCGACATTTTTACCACCGCCTGCCTGATTTTGCAGTTTTAGTGCAAAATTACCATTTGAACTGAGAGAATAGCTTTGGAGGCCATTAATGCCAACGTCTGGATCTATGGCTCTCTCTAAAATGAATTTAGCTCCCGTCAGAGCTGACTCGCTAATTCTAAACCTGATATCACTTTTCTTGAAAACCGGTGGGTTGTCGTTGACATCAGTTACCTCAACAGTAATGGAATAAAATTCCATCGGGTTCTCTAGAATAATCTGAAAATGTAGCGCGCAAGGCGTCGTCTGTCCGCAGAGTGATTCACGGTCTATTCTGTCATTGATGAGGAGAACTCCCCGTTCTTTGTTAAGCTCGATGTACTCTGCGCTGTCTCCGGTATAAATACGAGCTTTACCTGATTTCAGTCTATTGACATGTAAACCCAGATCCTGCGCGATGTTACCGACTAAAGAGCCTTTCGCCATTTCCTCAGGAATGGAGTAACTAACCTGCCCGTGTACTGAACTGAGAGAGAGGACCGAGATAAACAACAGTACTTGCCGTATCATTGTTCTGTCCGACATTTTCCCTTCAACATGAAACAACAAGCGCTTTATAATCCGATAAGAGAACAGTATAATTCCTTAAGATGTATGTCcaacaaataatacaaaaaagACTAATAATCCTTATTTTGGGAACAAAAGAATCTCAACTCGGTGTCTCGGTGCTTAGTGTTCTCTGTAACCCGGACTGTGCGCTCTGCATGcggctctttctctctcatataGCTGGATGATGGGGGAGGTACTGCTGCAAAACCGCCCCAAAACTACAACACACTGACCAACAGCGTCCCTTTGAGTTCAATCTACTGAACAACAGATATACTTAAAAATAAACACCTTCCAACATATTTGGGAAGGTCTAGGTCTCCGTGGATGAAAGCACAGCATTATCAAGCTTAACCCAACCCAGTAATGTAGGGAATTGAATAACATATGACCTTTCTATACATCTGCCCTGACCGACCCAGTAAGTAGGGCTCTTGGGGGGGGGTTAAAGGAAAAACAAAAACACTCAAAGATATTGGTTGTGCCACGTACTCCATCCAAACTGTATCAGACAGATATGCGTGTCCTGTTTTTGACTATTCAGCAGAaatgtggggtgctaagaggtatcTCGAAAACGAACATATCCATAACAGTACGTTATTTTGTAGGTACCCAACAATGTTTGCATCTATACGGGCAATAACTGGGAACATGGGCTGAGAACATTATGAGATGAGATGGAAGGCGTATATGGTGAGCCTTTGGAATAGACCGTTGGATATACCAACTGCCAGAATAGGCAGCAACGTTTTTCCAGTCGGATCTCTCCATAAGGGGAGCCTGGGCAACTGAAATGTCTGACATTTTCCCAACAGTCTGACTGTGAACAGTTGTACGAAAAAAGAATGAAGTGAGACATAGACGCTGTTCAAAAACAACTGATGATGCAATATGAAAAGAAATGAGTGGAGGAGATGAATCATAAACCCAAATGGAgaaccttttgtttgattaagggTGAATTCGTGTGTGAGAGATATATTATGAACAACCTAGATATAAGCAAGAGATCGCCATGTGCCCAGGTAAGTGAAACAAGTCGGTGTAATGGTGAAATGGAAAAGAAAAGACGATGCAACTATTGTAACCTCGAAGAAATAGAGAATGAAATTAATTTGATCCTCTACTGGCCTTTCTACCACAATATATGCTTGTCTTTATTGCAGAAAGCCCACCAGATAAACCCTGAAAtgatgtggctgagccatgaggaaaAACTGACacgtttttttttgtccattgtgCAATTCTGTTTGCGGATTTGTTTAGATAAAGCCTGGAATTAAAGGAAAATGGCGAACTATAATTCAATTAAACAAATAAGTAGCTCCTATTTAGCAAATGGCAAGTATGTATATGAAATGTGTGTGAACCTGTCTCACTCTTGAATCATCTCTTTGTGCCACACTTGGTTCAAATGCCTTCCGTTTCATTTTTCTGAAATGACTTATTtccatatttattttatattttttcctGCTCTAGGAATAAAATGACTGCTTGGATAACCTTATTTACTATTATGTATTGACTTCTTTATCACGCTTTATGCGGTGACAACTGCACAGAACACTGTAAGAATTATCACAGTGCATTATTGTAATGTTTGTGTCAATGGGTTGCAAACTGGCGATTTGACAAGAAAATGAAATGTAATTCATGAATTCATATAAGACAATGTATTTAGGATAAATGTAAACCATGATACAAGAAGTAACTGGGGAAGAAAGGTCAAACAAAATACACCTTGCGTGAAGCTAATCACCGGGACAGAATGCAACTTTCTGCAACTATAACAACAGTATGGCATTACTGTGCATTATGTAGGCTACGGAAAacgtgtatatatacacacatatgaaTACAATTTCTAGTACAGAAAACGTTTGCCTCTTGTTTACAAAGATCAAGCAATATCCCAGTATAATTGACTATTTACAATGTTAAAGGGTCTATTGAAATACAGCCGCTTTGCAGAGCAGCGCTGACCACGAATGTGGTGCTGAAATGGCCACATATCAGTTGAATGAAGAGCATTTGTGACCACGGAAACTTCCCAGGTACACAGAGTCGATGTAGAAACAGTTCaaataaaacattaaaaacaaaCTCATTTACACCATGCTTCAACATTTTTGATTTAGGGGAAGGATAATGACTCAAATATAACAGACCTCTGCTGGAGAGTCTGGTTCATCCAGGATGTTCTGTTCACTCTGCATCCGCTGCATCGTCCCTGTAGAACTGGGGTCCATTATCAGTACGTTCTGACTACAGGGTCTGACGAACTTACAGTCACTCTTTCTGGAGTCAGTCGTCCTGCACACCTCGTAATTGTACACGTGCTGTAGAGTTCCTGTCCCCAAGGTGTCTGCGTAACGCGGTGGATAATACGGAATAACCGGGAGACTGGAATGATAGAGGACGCGAGACTGTCTCCATCTGTATATTTTCACTGATATAATAACCACTAAACATGTGATGAACAGAAATGAGACAACAGCCAAAGCCAAGACTAAGTAAAAAGTCAGGTTGTCATTGTACTCCTTGTCGTGCGTAAAGTCAGTGAACTCCGAGAGCACTTCAGGGAAGCTGTCCGCCACCGCCACGTTAACATTGACTGTAGCTGAACGAGAGGGCTGCCCGTTGTCCTCCACTACAACAGTGATCCTTTGTTTCACAGCATCTTTATCATTGACTTGGCGTACAGTTCTTATTTCTCCATTCTGTAAACCCACTGCAAACAGCGCCCTGTCTGTCGCTTTCTGCAGTTTATACGAGAGCCAGGCATTCTGTCCAGAGTCTATATCAACAGCCACCACTTTAGTAACAAGGTAGCCCACATCTGCTGAACGAGGCACCATTTCAGCCACCAGAGAGCTGCTAGTCTGGACTGGATACAGAACCTGAGGCGAGTTGTCATTTTGGTCCTGGATCATTATTTTTACAGTCACATTgctactgagaggaggagagcctcCATCCTGCGCTTTTACGCGGAACTGGAAATCCTTGATCTGCTCGTAGTCAAAAGAGCGCACTGCATGGATGACTCCACTATCAGCACTAACCGACACATATGAGGAGACGGGCACTCCGTTAACCGAGGAGTCCTCCAGTATGTAAGAAACACGGGCATTCTGGTTCCAGTCAGCGTCTCTGGCTTTCACTGTGAATATAGAGAGGCCCGGTGTGTTGTTTTCTATAATATAGGCCTCATATGAGCTCCTCTCAAAGACGGGCGCGTTGTCATTCACATCTGATATCTGTAAGGTGAGAGTGACGCTGCTGGAGAGCGAGGGCACTCCCTCATCAGAGCACGTCACAGTGATGTTATACTCAGAGGCTCTCTCTCGGTCAAAGTCACTGTCAGTTACCAGGCTATAGAAATGGTTTGAGGTCGATCTCATCACAAAGGGAATATTTTCTTCAATACAGCACTGTACTTTTCCATTTTCACCAGAATCTGGGTCTTGAATATTCATCATTGTTACGACAGTACCATGTTTAGCGTCCTCAGATATGGCACTCGTCTTTGACATGATGTTAATAGCTGGTTTGTTATCATTCATATCGATTACGTCAATAATTACCTTACAGGAATCTGTATGACCTCCTTGGTCCCTCGCTTGAACATTAATCTGATAATGTTTAAGTATTTCATAATCAATGTCCCCGACTAATTTAACTATACCGTCATCTCGACCTATTTCAAAAATATCATTCGACGCTTCAGCTGTATTCGAAATGGAATACGTAACTCTCCCATTTTGTCCTTGATCAGCATCAGACGCGCTGACAGTGGTTAAAACGATGCCTTTATGGGCGTTCTCGGTTACACGAGCCTTGTAAACAGCTTCCGAACAAATGGGCGCATTATCATTGGCGTCTAGTACAGTGATGAGTATCTGCATTGTTCCTGATAGCTGAGGCTCTCCTCCATCTACAGCTGTCAACAACAGAGATATCTGCTCCTGTTTTTCGCGATCTAGAGGTTTCTGTAAAACCATCTCTACATTTTTACCACCATCAGGGAGACTCTGCATTTCCAAAATGAAATTCTCGGTGGGTTTGAGAAAATATATTTGGAGGTCATTATGACCAACGTCATCGTCAACGGCTCTCTCGAGGACGAGTCTAGCTCCTGTTAAAGCAGACTCAATTATTTCAAATTTGACTTCATTATTTTTGAAAATAGGAACATTGTCATTTACATCTCTAATTTCAACTGTAACTGTATAAAATTCCATCGGGTTTTCTAGAATAATCTGAAAATGTAAAGCGCAAGGCGTCGTCGGTCCGCAGAGCCCTTCACGGTCTATTCTCTCTTTGATGAGGAGAACTCCCCTTTCTTTATTCAGCTCGATGTACTCTGCGTTGTCTCCAGTATAAACACGAGCTTTACCTGATATCAGTCTTTTTATATCTAAACCCAGATCCTGCGCTATGTTACCGACTAAAGAGCCTTTCGCCATTTCCTCGGGAATGGAGTAACTGACCTGCCCGTGTACTGAACTGAGAGAGAGGACCGAGATAAACAACAGTACTTGCCGTGTCATTGTTCTGTCCGACATTTTCCCTTCAACATGAAACAACAAGAACATTATAATCCCTTATTAAGCAATTTGCGAAATTCTGTCATAAGTAAATCCCGTAAAGAACAACATTTTCTGCCAATAATCCGTATATAATGGAGAAAAAAAAGCTCAACTCCGTATCTCTGTGCTTAGTGTTCTCTGTAACCCGGAATGTGCGCTCTGCGTgaagctctttctctctctcatgtacGGAGATGATGGGGGAGGTACTGCAGCAAATGTGCTCTAAAACTGCAACACACTGACCAACAGCGTCCCTTTGAGTTTGATCCACTCAACTACAGATACACTTCAAAAATAAACACATACCAACATATTTTGGAAGATTTGAGTCTCCAAAGATTAAACCATAGCCCTGTCATGCTTGACCCAACATAGGCTATATCAAAACCTCTGGCCCAACTGTAAAAGTAGATGCCCCTGGATGTTAACGAGTAATCTCAAACAAGACTCATGTTGCTTTAAACTATAGCCTACATAACAAAAGAACACACATTTCTAAAATCTGATGTATGGTAGGTAGTGTGCTTTCCGTACAAATATACAAATACTGGTATAGACTTATAAATGTAATTATTTATATAAAAATTCAGCATGATATTGACAAGGACGATGTCTTCATTACAATTCACCCTTTACTGCTAACAGGTCTCTCTGTACAAAAAGCCGCTGTTCATGTCAGTGGTGCTGAATTGGCAAAATCGGTGGAATTAATAGAATTACTGAGCATGGAAAGATTCCAAATTTAAAGAGTCGATGTTAAAAATGTTAAAAACATAACACAATGAATTACACATACAAATATTCTTGTAGGAGAAAATTAATTATTCAAATATTACAGACCTCTAGTGGcgagtctggttcatccaggATGTTATTTTCACTCTGCATCCGCTGCATCGTCCCTGTAGAACTGGGGTCCATTATCAGTACGTTCTGACTACAGGGTCTGACGAACTTACAGTCACTCTTTCTGGAGTCAGTCGTCCTGCACACCTCGTAATTGTACACGTGCTGTAGAGTTCCTGTCCCCAAAGTGTCTGCGTAACGCGGTGGATAGTACGGAATAACCGGGAGATTGGAATGATAGAGGACGCGAGACTGTCTCCATCTGTATATTTTCACTGATATAATAACCACTAAACATGTGATGAACAGAAATGAGACAACAGCCAAAGCCAAGACTAAGTAAAAAGTCAGGTTGTCATTGTACTCCTTGT
Above is a genomic segment from Oncorhynchus gorbuscha isolate QuinsamMale2020 ecotype Even-year linkage group LG23, OgorEven_v1.0, whole genome shotgun sequence containing:
- the LOC124011172 gene encoding protocadherin gamma-A5-like isoform X10, which encodes MFLLFHVEGKMSDRTMTRQVLLFISVLSLSSVHGQVSYSIPEEMAKGSLVGNIAQDLGLDIKRLISGKARVYTGDNAEYIELNKERGVLLIKERIDREGLCGPTTPCALHFQIILENPMEFYTVTVEIRDVNDNVPIFKNNEVKFEIIESALTGARLVLERAVDDDVGHNDLQIYFLKPTENFILEMQSLPDGGKNVEMVLQKPLDREKQEQISLLLTAVDGGEPQLSGTMQILITVLDANDNAPICSEAVYKARVTENAHKGIVLTTVSASDADQGQNGRVTYSISNTAEASNDIFEIGRDDGIVKLVGDIDYEILKHYQINVQARDQGGHTDSCKVIIDVIDMNDNKPAINIMSKTSAISEDAKHGTVVTMMNIQDPDSGENGKVQCCIEENIPFVMRSTSNHFYSLVTDSDFDRERASEYNITVTCSDEGVPSLSSSVTLTLQISDVNDNAPVFERSSYEAYIIENNTPGLSIFTVKARDADWNQNARVSYILEDSSVNGVPVSSYVSVSADSGVIHAVRSFDYEQIKDFQFRVKAQDGGSPPLSSNVTVKIMIQDQNDNSPQVLYPVQTSSSLVAEMVPRSADVGYLVTKVVAVDIDSGQNAWLSYKLQKATDRALFAVGLQNGEIRTVRQVNDKDAVKQRITVVVEDNGQPSRSATVNVNVAVADSFPEVLSEFTDFTHDKEYNDNLTFYLVLALAVVSFLFITCLVVIISVKIYRWRQSRVLYHSSLPVIPYYPPRYADTLGTGTLQHVYNYEVCRTTDSRKSDCKFVRPCSQNVLIMDPSSTGTMQRMQSEQNILDEPDSPAEQKPPNADWRFTQGQRPGPSGAGGPPEMAMGTGPWPNPPTEAEQLQALMAAANEVSEATATLGPGTMGLSTRYSPQFTLQHVPDYRQNVYIPGSTATLTSNPQQQQQQQQMLMQQQMAAQQQALQAQPSEASAQPEPPKAAQTPASKKKSTKKEKK
- the LOC124011172 gene encoding protocadherin beta-16-like isoform X15 produces the protein MSDRTMIRQVLLFISVLSLSSVHGQVSYSIPEEMAKGSLVGNIAQDLGLHVNRLKSGKARIYTGDSAEYIELNKERGVLLINDRIDRESLCGQTTPCALHFQIILENPMEFYSITVEVTDVNDNPPVFKKSDIRFRISESALTGAKFILERAIDPDVGINGLQSYSLSSNGNFALKLQNQAGGGKNVEMILQKSLDREKQEQISIVLTAMDGGEPQLSGTAQIHVTVLDANDNAPVFTQPIYRATITENAQKGTAVTKVSAHDADQGTNGKITYSVTNTQDDFPEMFEINYVDGEVILTGEIDYEKSHHYQIHIQASDDGGLTDSCKIILDVIDINDNKPAINIMSKTKVITEDSIPGTVVTMIHVQDPDSGENGQVQCSINDNIPFTIKSTTNNFFTLVTESDLDRERASEYNITVTCSDEGVPSLSSSVTLTLQISDVNDNAPVFERSSYEAYIIENNTPGLSIFTVKARDADWNQNARVSYILEDTSVNGVPVSSYVSVTADSGVIHAVRSFDYEQIKDFQFRVKAQDGGSPPLSSNVTVKIMIQDQNDNTPQVLYPVQTSSSLVAEMVPRSADVGYLVTKVVAVDVDSGQNAWLSYKLQKATDRALFEVGLQNGEITTIRQVNDKDAVKQRLTVVVEDNGQPSRSATVNVNVAVADSFPEVLSEFTDFTHDKEYNDNLTFYLVLALAVVSFLFITCLVVIISVKIYRWRQSRVLYHSNLPVIPYYPPRYADTLGTGTLQHVYNYEVCRTTDSRKSDCKFVRPCSQNVLIMDPSSTGTMQRMQSENNILDEPDSPAEQKPPNADWRFTQGQRPGPSGAGGPPEMAMGTGPWPNPPTEAEQLQALMAAANEVSEATATLGPGTMGLSTRYSPQFTLQHVPDYRQNVYIPGSTATLTSNPQQQQQQQQMLMQQQMAAQQQALQAQPSEASAQPEPPKAAQTPASKKKSTKKEKK